The genome window GGAAATTACCGGTGTGCCTTTGTTCTATTTGTGATTGCCGGTGTAACCGATCTCATTGATGGTTCCGTCGCCAGATGGCTCAAAAGACAAACCAAAGTGGGCGCCATTCTGGATCCCGTTGCCGACAAGGCTCTAATGGTAACAACCGTGGCCTGCCTTCTGATTTTAAAAGTGGTTCCGCTCTGGTTTTTTCTTTTGCTGGCCCTTCGTGACGTTTCCATTTTGGCAGGGCTTGCCTATTTTCAGATTCGCAAAATTGAAATTGAGCTGAAACCCTTATGGTCCAGCAAGTTGGCCACACTGGTTAATCTGGTAACCGTCATTTTGGGATTCACGTTGATTCTGGGATATCCCCTTCATTTTTGGTTCCGGATTTCTCTGACCATTTCGACTCTTTTGATTGTGTTGAGCTTCATCCAATATGGCTTGATGGGTTTGAAAATTATCCGGAAAAAAATCTCACATGGCACGACAGCGCTATAAAATTATTTTAAGTG of Deltaproteobacteria bacterium contains these proteins:
- a CDS encoding CDP-alcohol phosphatidyltransferase family protein, with the translated sequence MAMAFIETTMSLADWLTLLRLILVPFILICFLQGNYRCAFVLFVIAGVTDLIDGSVARWLKRQTKVGAILDPVADKALMVTTVACLLILKVVPLWFFLLLALRDVSILAGLAYFQIRKIEIELKPLWSSKLATLVNLVTVILGFTLILGYPLHFWFRISLTISTLLIVLSFIQYGLMGLKIIRKKISHGTTAL